A window from Pseudomonas sp. MRSN 12121 encodes these proteins:
- a CDS encoding FKBP-type peptidyl-prolyl cis-trans isomerase, whose protein sequence is MSRYLFLSLCMLLPLAQATEDSQKNDARDLAYSLGASLGERLRQEVPDLQLQALVEGLQQAYQGKPLALKDERIEQILAQHEAQVSEQANKPAIEVALENEQRFLSTEKKRPGVRELENGILLTELAPGSGARPGANGSVQVRYVGRLPDGTVFDQNEQPQWFRLDSVIAGWRSALQQMPTGAKWRLVIPSAQAYGADGAGDLIAPYTPLVFEIELLGVTG, encoded by the coding sequence ATGTCGCGCTACCTTTTTTTATCCTTGTGCATGTTGTTGCCGCTGGCTCAGGCCACTGAAGATTCGCAGAAAAACGATGCCCGCGATCTGGCCTACAGCCTGGGCGCCAGCCTGGGCGAACGCCTGCGCCAGGAGGTGCCGGACCTGCAACTCCAGGCCTTGGTGGAGGGATTGCAACAGGCTTATCAAGGCAAGCCGCTGGCCCTCAAGGACGAACGCATCGAACAGATTCTTGCCCAGCACGAGGCTCAGGTCAGCGAGCAGGCGAACAAGCCGGCGATCGAAGTTGCGCTGGAAAACGAACAGCGCTTTCTCTCGACCGAGAAGAAACGACCGGGTGTACGCGAACTGGAAAACGGCATTCTGCTGACCGAACTGGCACCCGGCAGCGGAGCCCGCCCGGGGGCCAATGGCTCAGTACAGGTGCGCTATGTCGGGCGCCTGCCGGACGGCACGGTGTTCGACCAGAACGAGCAGCCACAGTGGTTTCGACTGGACAGCGTGATTGCCGGCTGGCGCAGCGCCCTGCAACAAATGCCGACCGGGGCGAAGTGGCGCCTGGTGATCCCTTCGGCCCAGGCCTATGGTGCCGACGGAGCCGGCGACCTGATCGCCCCTTACACTCCTCTGGTGTTCGAGATCGAATTGCTGGGCGTCACCGGCTAG
- a CDS encoding Rsd/AlgQ family anti-sigma factor, translating to MLESCQNAQERWGGVHLLIDRWLQERHELVRAYDALGAEPEALADNRQPLQEFCAILVDYVSAGHFEIYEQLTGEAKAFNDKRGLELAETLYPRIDVITEKLLAFNDLCDAGKCVAEKFKELGGLLHERFELEDCLIEVLHNAHKEEAALQA from the coding sequence ATGCTCGAAAGTTGTCAGAATGCCCAGGAGCGCTGGGGCGGAGTGCATCTGCTGATCGATCGCTGGTTGCAGGAGCGTCACGAACTGGTTCGGGCCTACGATGCTCTCGGCGCAGAGCCTGAGGCACTGGCTGACAATCGGCAGCCGTTGCAGGAGTTCTGCGCCATCCTCGTCGACTACGTTTCCGCCGGGCACTTTGAAATCTACGAGCAGTTGACCGGCGAAGCCAAGGCGTTCAATGACAAGCGCGGGCTCGAACTGGCCGAAACCCTCTACCCTCGGATCGATGTCATCACTGAAAAGCTGCTGGCGTTCAACGATCTGTGCGACGCAGGCAAATGCGTGGCGGAGAAGTTCAAGGAGCTGGGTGGCCTGCTGCATGAGCGCTTCGAACTGGAAGACTGCCTGATCGAAGTGCTGCACAACGCGCACAAGGAAGAGGCAGCGCTGCAGGCCTGA
- a CDS encoding disulfide bond formation protein B encodes MSLAGSRSLFCLVFLIGALALWASFHLEYRVGLEPCLLWVLQRFFALLLTSVSLVAVLHAPQYLASIGYWLLELLCSLGGVITAGRHVLLQNIPSDQLLACLPDMPFMLGNLPWERALRLAFTGTAQCAEVTWTLLDMSAAEWSLLFFIGVLILSVYRLALLLSRGRGRAAGA; translated from the coding sequence ATGTCACTGGCCGGCTCACGCTCGCTGTTCTGCCTTGTATTTCTTATCGGTGCCCTGGCCCTGTGGGCTTCGTTTCACCTGGAGTACCGGGTTGGGCTCGAGCCTTGCCTGCTCTGGGTACTGCAGCGTTTCTTCGCCCTGCTGTTGACCTCGGTCAGCCTGGTGGCGGTCCTGCATGCACCACAATATCTGGCGAGTATCGGGTACTGGCTGCTGGAGTTGCTCTGCAGCCTGGGAGGCGTCATCACGGCCGGGCGCCATGTGCTATTGCAGAACATCCCTTCGGATCAGTTGCTGGCGTGCCTGCCGGACATGCCGTTCATGCTCGGCAACCTGCCTTGGGAGCGGGCCCTGCGGCTGGCTTTTACCGGTACGGCACAGTGCGCGGAGGTTACCTGGACGCTGCTGGACATGAGCGCGGCGGAGTGGAGCCTGCTGTTCTTCATCGGGGTGCTGATTCTGAGCGTTTATCGCCTGGCGCTGCTTCTATCACGAGGCCGGGGCAGGGCGGCCGGGGCTTGA
- a CDS encoding heme biosynthesis protein HemY — protein MKRLYVILFLVIAAAGLLGLAIAQHAGYVLVAYNSFRYESSLWATLILIAVIWLVIWGIKALIELVMASSGVVNPWSRRNRSRRVQIAIEQGQMDLAEGRWASAQRHLHRAAEAERQPLLYYLGAARAANEQGHYEESDKLLERALERQPQAELAVALSHAQLQTDRGDTEGALSTLQAMHERHPHSVQVLRQLQRLHQQRGDWSAVIRLLPELRKDKVLPASELAELERRAWGENLTLAAHREENGTVGLQSLNRAWQQLTAAQRQEPQLVLAYAEQLRQLGAEAEAEEVLRVALKRKYDSHLARLYGLLRGSDPARQLQFAEQWLKDHPNDPSLLLTLGRLCLQTSLWGKARDYLESSLRVQRNPEACAELARLLAQLGDTERSNQLFQEGLGLLDERLLALPLPIPARA, from the coding sequence ATGAAGCGCCTGTATGTGATTCTGTTCCTGGTCATCGCCGCAGCGGGCCTCCTTGGGCTGGCGATCGCCCAGCATGCCGGGTACGTGCTGGTGGCCTACAACAGCTTCCGCTATGAGTCGAGCCTGTGGGCGACGCTCATCCTGATCGCGGTGATCTGGCTGGTGATCTGGGGCATCAAGGCACTGATCGAGCTGGTGATGGCCTCCAGTGGCGTGGTCAATCCCTGGTCGCGACGCAACCGCAGTCGTCGGGTGCAGATCGCCATCGAGCAAGGCCAGATGGACCTTGCCGAAGGTCGCTGGGCCAGCGCGCAGCGGCATCTGCATCGGGCCGCCGAAGCCGAGCGCCAGCCGTTGCTGTATTACCTCGGCGCGGCGCGGGCGGCGAACGAGCAGGGGCACTACGAGGAAAGCGACAAGCTTCTGGAGCGTGCCCTGGAGCGTCAGCCCCAGGCTGAGCTGGCGGTGGCCTTGAGTCATGCCCAGCTACAGACCGATCGCGGTGATACCGAAGGTGCCTTGAGCACTCTGCAGGCAATGCACGAACGTCACCCGCACAGCGTTCAGGTGTTGCGGCAGTTGCAGCGCCTGCATCAGCAGCGGGGTGATTGGTCGGCAGTGATTCGCCTGCTGCCTGAGCTGCGCAAGGACAAGGTCCTGCCGGCCAGCGAACTGGCGGAGCTGGAGCGCCGGGCCTGGGGCGAGAACCTGACCCTCGCGGCGCATCGTGAGGAAAATGGCACGGTTGGCCTGCAATCGCTCAATCGGGCCTGGCAGCAGTTGACCGCCGCCCAGCGCCAGGAACCGCAACTGGTGCTGGCCTACGCCGAACAGCTGCGCCAGCTGGGGGCCGAGGCCGAGGCCGAAGAGGTGCTGCGGGTAGCCCTCAAGCGCAAGTACGACAGCCACCTGGCGCGGCTCTACGGTTTGCTGCGTGGCAGCGATCCGGCGCGGCAGTTGCAGTTCGCCGAGCAATGGCTCAAAGACCATCCGAACGATCCGAGCCTGCTGTTGACCCTCGGACGCCTGTGCCTGCAAACCAGTCTCTGGGGCAAGGCGCGGGATTATCTGGAAAGCAGCCTGCGCGTGCAGCGCAACCCGGAAGCCTGTGCCGAGCTGGCGCGACTGCTGGCGCAGCTGGGCGATACCGAGCGCAGCAACCAGTTGTTCCAGGAAGGCCTGGGGCTGCTGGACGAACGCCTGCTGGCCTTGCCCTTGCCGATACCGGCCAGGGCCTGA
- a CDS encoding uroporphyrinogen-III C-methyltransferase, whose protein sequence is MSETALPKDDAQPVLDAPAEPTTPAPQRRGNGLAILALLLGAAGVAAGGWGVWQVRNLQANHQQQLGQLQALGDEAQSLKLDSQRLSTRLEQLPPAGELEERRRLVAQLQGDQQRLSQRLESVLGASRKDWRLAEAEHLLRLASLRLSALQDISSAQALVQGADEILREQNDPGSFAAREQLAKSLAALRSTEQPDRTGLFLQLGALRDQVVELTELAPEYHDRGGSLLGLTADGDGASRWAQWWEQISRYIRIDFDADKNVRPLLAGQSLTQVRLALSLALEQAQWAALNGQAPVYTQALAEARDVLKGNFNQDNPQSKLMLERVSELSKQPVTVLTPDLAKTLGAVQAYLERRNLSAEESVKPLAKPAANPVQETSP, encoded by the coding sequence GTGAGCGAAACAGCCTTGCCTAAAGATGATGCCCAGCCGGTCCTCGATGCACCGGCTGAACCCACAACCCCTGCTCCGCAGCGCCGTGGCAACGGGTTGGCGATCCTGGCCCTGTTGCTGGGGGCGGCCGGCGTCGCTGCCGGTGGCTGGGGTGTCTGGCAGGTACGCAACCTGCAGGCCAACCATCAACAGCAACTGGGGCAGTTGCAGGCCCTGGGCGATGAAGCCCAGAGCCTGAAGCTCGACTCGCAGCGTCTCAGCACACGCCTGGAGCAACTGCCGCCGGCCGGCGAACTGGAAGAGCGCCGTCGCCTGGTCGCGCAGTTGCAAGGTGACCAGCAGCGCCTCAGCCAGCGACTGGAGAGCGTACTGGGCGCCAGCCGCAAGGACTGGCGCCTGGCCGAGGCGGAACACCTGCTGCGTCTTGCCAGCCTGCGTCTCTCGGCCTTGCAGGACATCAGCAGCGCGCAGGCGCTGGTACAGGGCGCCGACGAGATCCTGCGCGAGCAGAACGATCCCGGTTCTTTTGCCGCACGTGAACAGTTGGCCAAGAGCCTCGCAGCCTTGCGCAGCACCGAGCAGCCGGATCGCACCGGGCTGTTCCTGCAGTTGGGCGCCTTGCGTGATCAGGTGGTCGAGCTCACCGAGCTGGCGCCCGAGTATCACGACCGTGGCGGCTCGTTGCTGGGCCTGACCGCCGATGGCGACGGCGCCAGCCGCTGGGCGCAATGGTGGGAGCAGATCTCGCGTTACATTCGCATCGACTTCGATGCCGACAAGAATGTGCGGCCGCTGCTCGCCGGTCAGAGCCTGACGCAGGTGCGCCTGGCCCTGAGCCTGGCCCTGGAGCAGGCCCAGTGGGCGGCGCTCAATGGCCAGGCACCGGTCTACACCCAGGCATTGGCCGAGGCTCGCGATGTGTTGAAGGGCAACTTCAACCAGGACAACCCACAGAGCAAACTCATGCTCGAACGCGTCTCCGAGTTGAGCAAACAGCCGGTCACGGTGCTGACTCCGGACCTGGCCAAGACCCTGGGTGCCGTTCAAGCCTATCTGGAACGCCGCAACCTGAGCGCTGAAGAGTCGGTCAAGCCACTGGCCAAGCCTGCCGCGAACCCGGTGCAGGAGACCAGCCCATGA
- a CDS encoding uroporphyrinogen-III synthase yields the protein MTGWRVLLTRPADESALLAETLDEAGVFSSSLPLLEIAALPFGDAQRALLRDLPLYRAVIVVSKPAARMAVHLLEQFWPRPPEQRWFSVGAATAQILAEHRLEVFFPEQGDDSEALLELPQLREAIAPSAARVLIIRGEGGRELLAERLRGQGASVDYLELYRRDLPHYADGALVQRIRAERLNGLVVSSGQGFEHLRQLAGEAWPEVAQLPLFVPSPRVAEMARAAGAEKVVDCRGASAAAFLTALREQPVPVL from the coding sequence GTGACCGGTTGGCGTGTGTTGCTGACCCGCCCTGCGGACGAGTCGGCACTGCTGGCCGAGACGCTGGACGAGGCGGGTGTATTCAGCAGCAGCCTGCCTCTTCTGGAAATCGCCGCCCTGCCTTTCGGCGATGCCCAGCGTGCTCTGCTGCGCGACCTGCCCCTGTATCGTGCGGTGATCGTGGTCAGCAAGCCGGCCGCGCGAATGGCCGTGCACCTGCTCGAGCAGTTCTGGCCTCGGCCGCCCGAGCAACGCTGGTTCAGCGTGGGCGCCGCTACGGCGCAGATTCTGGCCGAGCATCGCCTGGAGGTGTTTTTCCCCGAACAGGGCGACGACAGTGAAGCCTTGCTTGAACTTCCCCAGTTGCGCGAGGCTATTGCACCGTCGGCTGCGCGGGTGCTGATCATCCGCGGGGAGGGTGGTCGCGAGCTGCTGGCTGAACGTTTGCGCGGCCAAGGTGCTAGTGTCGACTATTTGGAACTCTACCGCCGCGACCTGCCGCACTATGCCGACGGAGCCCTGGTGCAACGCATTCGAGCGGAACGCTTGAATGGGCTGGTGGTCAGCAGTGGGCAGGGCTTCGAGCACCTGCGGCAGCTGGCCGGCGAGGCGTGGCCAGAGGTAGCGCAGTTGCCGTTGTTCGTACCGAGCCCTCGGGTCGCCGAGATGGCGCGTGCCGCTGGGGCCGAGAAAGTTGTGGATTGCCGTGGCGCCAGCGCCGCGGCCTTTCTAACGGCGTTACGGGAGCAACCCGTGCCCGTTCTCTAA
- the hemC gene encoding hydroxymethylbilane synthase: MSSREIRIATRKSALALWQAEYVKARLEAAHPGLLVTLVPMVSRGDKLLDSPLSKIGGKGLFVKELETALLENQADIAVHSMKDVPMDFPEGLGLFCICEREDPRDAFVSNTYSSLDELPAGSVVGTSSLRRQAQLLARRPDLQIRFLRGNVNTRLAKLDAGEYDAIILAAAGLIRLGFEDRISSSISVEDSLPAGGQGAVGIECRTADSEIHGLLAPLHHADTADRVTAERALNKHLNGGCQVPIACYAVLEGDQLWLRGLVGEPSGGVLLSAEARASRSAASMLGVQVADDLLAQGAEDILRAVYGEAGEE, encoded by the coding sequence ATGTCCTCTCGCGAAATCCGCATCGCCACTCGCAAAAGTGCCCTGGCCCTCTGGCAAGCCGAATACGTCAAAGCTCGTCTGGAAGCCGCTCACCCGGGACTGCTCGTCACGTTGGTGCCCATGGTCAGTCGTGGGGACAAGCTGCTCGATTCACCGCTGTCGAAAATCGGTGGCAAAGGCTTGTTCGTCAAGGAACTGGAAACCGCGCTGCTCGAGAACCAAGCGGACATTGCCGTGCACTCGATGAAAGACGTGCCGATGGATTTCCCGGAAGGCCTGGGCCTGTTCTGCATCTGTGAGCGCGAAGACCCGCGCGATGCCTTTGTCTCCAACACCTATTCCAGCCTCGACGAGCTGCCCGCGGGCAGCGTGGTGGGCACCTCCAGCCTGCGTCGCCAGGCGCAGCTGCTGGCGCGTCGCCCGGACCTGCAGATCCGCTTTCTGCGCGGCAACGTCAACACCCGCCTGGCCAAGCTCGATGCTGGCGAATACGACGCCATCATCCTGGCCGCCGCCGGCTTGATCCGCCTCGGCTTCGAAGATCGCATCAGTTCTTCGATCAGCGTCGAAGACAGCCTGCCAGCCGGCGGCCAGGGCGCGGTGGGTATCGAGTGCCGCACTGCCGATAGCGAGATCCACGGGCTGCTGGCGCCGCTGCACCATGCCGATACGGCGGACCGGGTCACTGCCGAACGGGCGCTGAACAAACACCTGAATGGTGGCTGCCAGGTGCCGATTGCCTGCTATGCCGTGCTCGAAGGCGATCAACTGTGGTTGCGCGGCCTGGTCGGCGAGCCGAGCGGCGGCGTGCTGCTCAGCGCCGAGGCACGCGCCTCGCGTAGCGCCGCGTCGATGCTGGGGGTGCAGGTGGCGGACGACCTGCTGGCCCAGGGCGCCGAGGATATCCTGCGCGCGGTCTATGGCGAGGCAGGCGAAGAGTGA
- a CDS encoding LytTR family DNA-binding domain-containing protein, which produces MNVLIVDDEPLARERLSRMVGELEGYSVLEPSATNGEEALALIDSLKPDIVLLDIRMPGLDGLQVAARLCERETPPAVVFCAAPDEFALEAFAATEVGHLLKPVRSEHLLEALKKAERPNRVQLAALTRPAAESGSGPRSHISARTRKGIELIPLGQVVYFIADHKYVTLRHESGEVLLDEPLKALEDEFGERFVRIHRNALVARERIERLQRTPLGHFQLFLKGLNGDALIVSRRHVAGVRKMMQQL; this is translated from the coding sequence ATGAATGTCCTGATCGTTGATGACGAACCCCTAGCCCGCGAGCGCCTGAGCCGTATGGTCGGTGAGCTCGAGGGATACAGTGTCCTGGAGCCCAGCGCCACCAATGGCGAAGAGGCATTGGCCCTGATCGACAGCCTGAAGCCGGATATCGTGCTGCTCGACATCCGCATGCCAGGCCTCGACGGCCTGCAGGTTGCCGCCCGGCTATGTGAACGCGAGACGCCTCCGGCGGTGGTGTTCTGTGCCGCTCCTGACGAGTTTGCCCTCGAGGCTTTCGCTGCCACCGAGGTGGGCCACCTGCTCAAGCCGGTGCGTTCCGAACATCTGCTCGAGGCGCTGAAAAAAGCCGAACGCCCCAACAGGGTTCAACTGGCTGCCCTGACCCGGCCCGCCGCAGAGAGCGGCAGCGGTCCGCGCAGCCATATCAGCGCGCGCACCCGCAAAGGTATCGAGCTGATCCCGCTGGGCCAGGTCGTCTATTTCATCGCTGACCATAAATACGTGACCTTGCGCCATGAAAGCGGGGAAGTCCTGCTGGATGAGCCTCTGAAAGCGCTGGAGGACGAATTCGGCGAGCGTTTCGTGCGGATCCACCGCAATGCCCTGGTGGCCCGCGAGCGTATCGAGCGCCTGCAGCGTACGCCGCTGGGGCATTTCCAGCTGTTCCTCAAGGGCCTCAATGGTGATGCGCTGATCGTCAGCCGGCGGCATGTGGCCGGGGTGCGCAAGATGATGCAGCAGCTCTAG
- the argH gene encoding argininosuccinate lyase, producing MSTDKTNQSWGGRFSEPVDAFVARFTASVTFDQRLYRHDIMGSIAHATMLAKVGVLTDAERDSIIDGLNTIQGEIEAGTFDWRVDLEDVHMNIEARLTDRIGVTGKKLHTGRSRNDQVATDIRLWLRDEIDLILAEITRLQKGLLEQAEREADSIMPGFTHLQTAQPVTFGHHMLAWFEMLSRDYERLVDCRKRTNRMPLGSAALAGTTYPIDRELTCQLLGFEAVGGNSLDNVSDRDFAIEFCAAASVAMMHLSRFSEELVLWTSAQFQFIDLPDRFCTGSSIMPQKKNPDVPELVRGKSGRVFGALMGLLTLMKGQPLAYNKDNQEDKEPLFDAADTLRDSLRAFADMIPAIKPKHAMMREAALRGFSTATDLADYLVRRGLPFRDCHEIVGHAVKYGVETGKDLAEMSLEELRKFSDQIDQDVFAVLTLEGSVNARNHIGGTAPAQVRAAVVRGQALLASR from the coding sequence ATGAGCACTGACAAGACCAATCAGTCCTGGGGCGGCCGCTTCAGTGAGCCCGTCGACGCCTTCGTCGCCCGCTTCACCGCCTCTGTCACCTTCGACCAGCGCCTCTATCGTCACGACATCATGGGCTCGATCGCCCACGCCACCATGCTGGCCAAGGTCGGTGTGCTGACCGATGCCGAACGTGACAGCATCATCGACGGCCTGAACACCATCCAGGGTGAAATCGAGGCAGGCACCTTCGACTGGCGCGTCGACCTGGAAGACGTGCACATGAACATCGAAGCCCGCCTGACCGACCGCATCGGCGTTACCGGCAAAAAACTGCACACCGGCCGCAGTCGCAACGACCAGGTCGCCACCGATATCCGCCTGTGGCTGCGCGACGAGATCGATCTGATCCTGGCGGAAATCACCCGCCTGCAAAAAGGCCTGTTGGAGCAGGCCGAGCGCGAAGCCGACAGCATCATGCCGGGCTTCACCCACCTGCAAACCGCACAGCCTGTAACGTTCGGCCATCACATGCTGGCCTGGTTCGAGATGCTCAGCCGCGACTACGAACGCCTGGTCGACTGCCGCAAGCGCACCAACCGCATGCCGCTGGGCAGCGCCGCGCTGGCCGGCACCACTTACCCGATCGATCGCGAACTGACCTGCCAACTGCTGGGCTTCGAGGCCGTCGGCGGCAACTCATTGGACAATGTGTCTGATCGCGATTTCGCCATTGAGTTCTGCGCCGCGGCCAGTGTCGCCATGATGCACCTGTCGCGCTTCTCCGAAGAACTGGTGCTGTGGACCAGCGCGCAGTTCCAGTTCATCGATCTGCCAGACCGTTTCTGCACCGGCAGCTCGATCATGCCGCAAAAGAAAAACCCCGACGTGCCGGAGCTGGTTCGCGGCAAGAGCGGTCGGGTGTTCGGCGCCCTGATGGGCCTGCTGACCCTGATGAAGGGCCAGCCACTGGCCTACAACAAGGACAACCAGGAAGACAAGGAGCCGCTGTTCGACGCCGCCGACACCTTGCGCGACTCGCTGCGGGCCTTCGCCGACATGATCCCGGCGATCAAGCCCAAGCACGCGATGATGCGCGAAGCGGCACTGCGCGGGTTCTCCACCGCCACCGATCTGGCGGACTACCTGGTACGCCGCGGCCTGCCATTCCGCGATTGCCACGAAATCGTCGGTCATGCAGTGAAATACGGCGTGGAAACCGGCAAGGACCTGGCGGAAATGAGCCTCGAAGAACTGCGCAAGTTCAGCGACCAGATCGATCAGGATGTGTTCGCCGTGCTGACCCTGGAAGGCTCGGTCAATGCCCGTAACCACATCGGTGGCACGGCGCCCGCCCAGGTCAGGGCAGCGGTGGTTCGCGGCCAGGCGCTGCTGGCCAGCCGCTAG
- a CDS encoding glutathione S-transferase family protein, whose translation MLKLYGFAVSNYYNMVKLALLEKGLSFEEVPFYAGQSPEALAISPRGKVPVLGVEQGFINETSVILEYLEHTQSGPALLPGDPFERAQVLALAKEIELYIELPARACYGEAFFGATVPEAIKEKSRSELLLGFASLARHGKFAPYVAGSSLSVADLYFLYSVSLACAVGQKLFAVDYLAGIPAAKALMARLEQMPNVQRVAADKNAAMPQFLAMVASKK comes from the coding sequence ATGCTCAAGCTTTATGGATTCGCCGTCAGCAATTACTACAACATGGTGAAACTGGCGTTGCTGGAAAAAGGCCTGTCTTTCGAGGAAGTGCCGTTCTATGCCGGGCAAAGCCCCGAAGCGCTGGCCATCAGTCCGCGGGGCAAGGTGCCGGTGCTGGGGGTGGAGCAGGGCTTCATCAACGAGACCAGCGTGATTCTCGAATACCTCGAACACACCCAGTCTGGCCCGGCGCTGTTGCCGGGCGATCCATTCGAGCGCGCCCAGGTGCTGGCGCTGGCCAAGGAAATCGAGTTGTACATCGAGCTGCCGGCGCGCGCCTGCTACGGCGAAGCGTTCTTCGGCGCCACGGTGCCCGAAGCCATCAAGGAAAAGTCCCGCAGCGAGCTGCTGCTGGGCTTCGCCTCGCTGGCCAGGCACGGCAAGTTCGCCCCCTATGTGGCGGGCAGCAGCCTGAGCGTGGCGGATCTGTATTTCCTGTACAGCGTCAGCCTGGCCTGCGCGGTCGGGCAGAAACTGTTCGCGGTGGATTACCTGGCCGGGATACCGGCGGCCAAGGCCCTGATGGCGCGGCTGGAGCAGATGCCCAATGTGCAGCGAGTGGCCGCTGACAAGAATGCGGCAATGCCGCAGTTCCTGGCGATGGTCGCCAGCAAGAAGTAG
- a CDS encoding TIGR02647 family protein has protein sequence MSYTPELVAELEILALFNLDNSQEGLKIHQTAAPQAIAAARRLHEKELITQPDGGYLTSLGRDAAEHAQGLLTILTVKETA, from the coding sequence ATGTCGTATACCCCTGAGTTGGTTGCCGAACTGGAAATCCTTGCACTCTTCAACCTGGACAATTCCCAGGAAGGCCTGAAAATCCATCAGACCGCTGCCCCTCAAGCCATCGCTGCCGCACGCCGCTTGCACGAAAAAGAACTGATTACCCAGCCCGATGGTGGTTACCTGACCAGCCTGGGTCGGGATGCCGCCGAGCATGCCCAGGGCCTGTTGACCATCCTGACGGTCAAAGAAACCGCCTGA